The sequence tcattcttACCGGTAAAGTTAGCAAGGTTTCACTGTACAAAAATGCTACTATTAGCctgggaaaaaaatattacttacgagtaaataaataaaaattatcatatcgATGAATAAttacactattattataaaatacgacTTATAAATTAGCAGAATAAGAAgttaaaatcagtattattaattacttcaacgttataaatatataatatacagcatatgtaaaatataaacatgtgaatacatttacaaatataatacctGTTGTATCACCTTTTAGCATACTTTAACATATATTCTCTAACTTTTGCTTTAAACATATCACGATCTTTCAAATATAATTCAGCTGCTTCAATATTTAAAGGGTCATCAAAATTAAGAagatcctgaaaaaaaaatggattagcCAAATTCCGAtcgaaaatataaaacaatattaaagctttacaattttacttaattctaaaatgatgtatcctttttcgtaaataatcATCCATGATACCAGCAAGCacgttttctttattaaatattgcataaaaattatatcaaaatactatatagaaattgttaaaaatataagataaaaattatgagaATAAAATCTCAATACACAACAGTAACCTTCCACGGGATGAAAGggcgaataataaataatactagtcTGTccatacatatttgtttttttggtcaCTTAATTTACGACAAGAAATGAGACTTTGTGTGTGTATTGTGTACATATGTGGTAGGACTGGAAAGGAGTTGTTCACTATGAGCTACAGCCACCCGCTCAAATGATTAATTCTAATTTCTATAGTCAGACTGGATCAGAATTGATCGGTAGAAAAGGTGTCATCTTCCATCACGATAATGCCACACATCTTTGATGAACTGTCAAAATTGAGAGAGCTTGCCTGGAAAGTTTTGATACATCTACTGTATTGTCCTAAACTTGGACCATCACAGTACCATTTGTTTCATTCTCTACAAAACTCTCGTAACAGTATAAAGTTGGCTTCAACGAAGGCATGAGAAAATTAAAACGGTTTTTTGTccagaaaacaaaaacattttatagcgACAGGATTATgatttttacctcaaaaataGCAGTAGGTGGCTGATTAAAATTgacatatttcatttaataaacttcatttgaaatacgTTTGCATTAAAGTAAGAGAAACCCTTTATTTAGAGTAAACATTTAATGATTTTCCATTTGCCAATCTGTTTAAGTGTCCAAAACCTCTTGGTCTATCTTGTTTGATTTTCTCCTTAGTACTCTATATTTTAGGCTTCTCTTACAGTAGCACTTTTTACTCACCTttcctaattattaaaatatatttgttctaGTTTCTCaggtaatgataataattttctttaaataaaacaattcactttaattatattttatttttttaattatacagaatgTCCCGTGAAGAAATGCAGAAACTTTCAGTACATttctactgctgaaaataataaaaaaaagttcatacaaatacaggtctggaaatgctttgttttcgagttacggctagtaaaagattttgcccgggtttcagctcttctaataaaaagaagcccccTAAAGTAATTTTTGAGGCCCAAATTAACGAGTAAAGtaggtggtttcttatgtaatttgagctgggaaatagaataagacaggtcccagaactgaaattccagtagtttttaagagatctgatgtaaaacacaaaattctttGTCGAAAaagaagttttgttaaaaactaataaatgaagaagatttagaaaacaaaacttgaagagaatttaattctgagaaaattaatgtacaaacagctaataaaaagtaaataaaatttttaaaaattggttttatattgaagcaaaacagatgagATATAGCCAAAATTCGTATTACTTTTTATGcacctaataaaaattattcttaatacggcaaaacaaaaaattaaaaacatgaaatgataaatggtaacagaataacaaacatcaGTTACTGTAACTGTTCAAAATTCCCTCCTCCACAATACACAGCACTCTGCTTgacataaaatagaatatttctgGTGGCTAACaatatcatctcaggatcgtttcatataaattcaatagcattttgtATTTCAATGattaactcttctttagtattaactttttcacggtatattatcatttttataaggtcccaaatgaagtaatctgttttataaattttgtatttctttactttctcattattttcatcagtagaaataTCCTCCATTTCTTTGTGGGATATTGTGTATATAAATCAAGTATAAGTCTGCTTTATTAGTGCAATGTTGCAGCGAGTTATTTTATAGTATATCCTAGACAAAATCACTTAACAATTTATCATGTACCTACCGTGAAAAGCGAATTTAAACCCCAGACTACATCCTTCAGTCGTCTAGTAGGCGCCCATCCAAGGCCATCTATAGAGTTCTGTCTTAATAAGCTCAAACATATATCACCTTCTTCACTAATATTTGGATGCCATAATTTGGTTAAACACTTTACAATAGGAGGCTGTaagcatataaatttattataaagacaaaacatattttgttattttatgagggcgagtaaaaaaaacattatgatttgagtaacacataaaaataagaaagtactACTTTCCCACTGCGGTTTATCTTTTAGAATTCAAAAATACTATATatctataattcaataatattgtaGGTTCTTTCTCTTCATTGACATAGATACAAGACTTAAATATTATACTGACAAATTTCAAGATGTCATTTTTGAAGTActcataaaaaaaaggtattttctaAAAGTTCCATTGTCTCCTACGGCCATCGAACATTAATAAAAGCCAATAGCAAACAATAAAACTTCACATAGTAATTTTTGACTCTTGTGATCTACAGTAACTGTTTACTGAAAAGTGGCTTTGGTGATGGCAGTTCATCAATACTATTTTTACCAAGACCTTGAATTTCTAGGATGTTACTCCAGGAGATGTAATACTACGTTACTATTTCCAGCTGCAAGGAATAAAATTTTGCATCTTATTCAAAACCagacaatttcaataaaattattcataagcttaaaataataatcatgtaCAAATTTGTAGATATGAAGAGTGATAATACATGTGTGTAATGCGTTACATATGAAGACtgcttaaatatgtttaaaaaatattattttaaccattttaaaataaattaattttattaattacgtgTTATATCACATTTAAGCAATGGCCTGAATCTATGGTGAACCTCAGCCTTTTGTACAATCTTCTGCTATTccaattttacttcttttctttttacttatttataaagagCAATTGCTCCTAACATTTGTACAacatagaaaatctaaaaatctaaagGAACTGGTATATCAATTTTagcataaatattacaaaatatgacgctaccaaaatataaataattattgtattaaaaaaaagattgctttataaaataattttaggtagatttcataaaaaagttacctattgtaatgggtaccatgattcgacttctggaaaattttgacaaatcttcgcgttttacatcctaTCCCCCAACgaaaaccacagtcagttcaaaattttatatatacaagtttatatatatatttcacattcttgtggacacgataactgccatcattttgtgccaatcactttcaaattgatacataaaatataacaaccaaaaATCTCTGTCAAGtttgttaacgggcaaaatcagaccatgggggtggaaatgggagggtttttttgaaaaaacaaaatattgctataatgtttttattaaataaaatattgaattcgtttaaagttcctactattctttggataaggacctaaaacttatctatgtaaagttttttgatatcaccaaccactggcccagggaatggaaaaaatgggggtttgaaaacaaaaagaatCATACTCCCCTTAACAGTCACAGTATCgatggtttaaagtggtcgttagtcctctaaacattaaaaattttgtctgaaacaatttttgatatgaccaacccttatggcaaatgaaaaccaaaatattgctggaattataagaagatggggcttgttttagctgaacatgtgaaactttttttcacgtgcaaccactgtcatattgaagtttttcttaactttacagtggaaatcttttttattccctaattagcaccggtgaaatctacttctgcCTTCCAGCATGCtgaaagggaattttttaatatagcagTACAAGATTATCATGGTTTCtttataaactgttttacaaCACGGTtggaattagtaataaaaatataccttacctaaatttatttttacataaaaggaTGTGAATTAAATCCATTGATGGTATCTCATTAAAAAAGGTTTGGTTTGGACAATTAAAGGAGTTctgaatcataaataataattactatatgtTACAAtcaagtaaacaatttttatgttttgatgtagcaagcatttttatattacaagttaagagtatgtttttaaatacataacagCATAAACTgctatactttaaaaattaacataaataaaactaatacattattataaaaaaactgtttaatacaaCAGGGCACTAAAAtaccacaatttttattattatgagggCGAgtcaaatataaatggtaatttatttttataaatgtatttatgtcCACCTCCTGCACGGCctacacacttttgccaacgATTTTGCCAacggaagcttgaatattccttatCGATAAAATTTTGAGGACATGTCATCAACCAATTGTACATGTGCTCTTCGATGTCTTCGAATCGTTCCCTTGCAAGTGATTCTTTCAACAAAGAATAGTCACAGGGGGACAAATCGGGGCTGTTGGGAGGGTTTTCCAGTGCACTTTTTCCAATTTATTCCTTGTCAAAATTGTGGTGTGC comes from Lycorma delicatula isolate Av1 chromosome 3, ASM4794821v1, whole genome shotgun sequence and encodes:
- the LOC142321340 gene encoding NEDD8-conjugating enzyme UBE2F-like, whose product is MITLTRKLKRDSDETRSASNIGNPAKRVSVRDKLLIKEVQEMEQMLPTTCKVKFDDPHCLYEFNLVVTPDEGFWQGGRFIFHFYISEEYNMAPPIVKCLTKLWHPNISEEGDICLSLLRQNSIDGLGWAPTRRLKDVVWGLNSLFTDLLNFDDPLNIEAAELYLKDRDMFKAKVREYMLKYAKR